From Procambarus clarkii isolate CNS0578487 chromosome 14, FALCON_Pclarkii_2.0, whole genome shotgun sequence:
AACCTGAGGGCATAAATGTACGAAACTAGGGATTATACATTTTTTTCCTTTCCATAATACTTTATTCCCCCTttgtttttcatcatttttaaTTGTTGGGTATATTCatacttttattttatttaaatgcAGATATAATGCGCATAGCAAGAGGAGGGATATATTATGCCaagtgttattttaaatgagatgGGTCGAGTAATATTTGCAGGCATTGAACGTTTTGAAAATGGAAGGCAAGGTTGtagcctggttgtgtgtgtgttgctgaggtaagttgacaaggaggggggggggttgtagcctggttgtgtgtgtgttgctgaggtaagttgacaagggggggggaggttgttgtgtgtgtgtgttgctgaggtaagttgacaaggaggggggggggttgtagcctggttgtgtgtgtgttgctgaggtaagttgacaaggagggggggggggttgtagcctggttgtgtgtgtgttgctgaggtAAGTTGACAAGGGGGGggaggttgttgtgtgtgtgtgttgctgaggtAAGTTGACAAGGGGGGGGtagcctggttgtgtgtgtgttgctgaggtaagttgacaaggaggggggggggtagcctggttgtgtgtgtgttgctgaggtaagttgacaagggggggggggttgtagcctggttgtgtgtgtgttgctgaggtaagttggcaaggggggggggtagcctggttgtgtgtgtgttgctgaggtaagttgacaaggggggggggggtagcctggttgtgtgtgtgttgctgaggtaagttgacaaggggggggggtagcctggttgtgtgtgtgttgctgaggtaagttgacaaggggggggggtagcctggttgtgtgtgtgttgctgaggtaaggtgacaaggagggggggggttgtagcctggttgtgtgtgtgttgctgaggtaagttgacaaggggggggggtagcctggttgtgtgtgtgttgctgaggtaagttgacaagggggggggggtagcctggttgtgtgtgtgttgctgaggtaagttgacaaggggggggggtagcctggttgtgtgtgtgttgctgaggtaagttgacaagggggggggggtagcctggttgtgtgtgtgttgctgaggtaagttgacaaggggggggggggtagcctggttgtgtgtgtgttgctgaggtaagttgacaaggggggggggggtagcctggttgtgtgtgtgttgctgaggtaagttgacaaggggggggggtagcctggttgtgtgtgtgttgctgaggtaagttgacaaggggggggggtagcctggttgtgtgtgtgttgctgaggtaagttgacaagggggggggggtagcctggttgtgtgtgtgttgctgaggtaagttgacaaggggggggggtagcctggttgtgtgtgtgttgctgaggtaagttgacaaggaggggggggggttgtagcctggttgtgtgtgtgttgctgaggtaagttgacaagggggggggtagcctggttgtgtgtgtgttgctgaggtaagttgacaagggggggggtagcctggttgtgtgtgtgttgctgaggtaagttgacaagggggggggggtagcctggttgtgtgtgtgttgctgaggtaagttgacaaggagggggggggttgtagcctggttgtgtgtgtgttgctgaggtaagttggcaaggggggggggtagcctggttgtgtgtgtgttgctgaggtaagttgacaagggggggggggtagcctggttgagtgtgtgttgctgaggtaagttgacaagggggggggtagcctggttgtgtgtgtgttgctgaggtAAGTTGgcaaggggggggagggtagcctggttgtgtgtgtgttgctgaggtaagttgacaaggggggggggggtagcctggttgtgtgtgtgttgctgaggtaagttgacaagggggggggggtagcctggttgtgtgtgtgttgctgaggtAAGTTGACAAGGGGGGGGtagcctggttgtgtgtgtgttgctgaggtaagttgacaagggggggggtagcctggttgtgtgtgtgttgctgaggtaagttggcaaggggggggggggtagcctggttgtgtgtgtgttgctgaggtaagttgacaagggggggggtagcctggttgtgtgtgtgttgctgaggtaagttgacaaggggggggggtagcctggttgtgtgtgtgttgctgaggtaagttgacaagggggggggggtagcctggttgtgtgtgtgttgctgaggtaagttggcaaggggggggggtagcctggttgtgtgtgtgttgctgaggtaagttgacaaggggggggggggtagcctggttgtgtgtgtgttgctgaggtaagttggcaaggggggggggtagcctggttgtgtgtgtgttgctgaggtaagttgacaagggggggggtagcctggttgtgtgtgtgttgctgaggtaagttggcaagggggggggggtagcctggttgtgtgtgtgttgctgaggtAAGTTGACAAGGGGGGGGtagcctggttgtgtgtgtgttgctgaggtaagttgacaaggggggggggggtagcctggttgtgtgtgtgttgctgaggtaagttgacaagggggggggaggttgttgtgtcgtcaacagtgttgttgttgttgttgttgtgtctgtgagagagagagagtgagagaagaatagaaaggagagggagagagaaggagagaagagagaaagagaggagagacaaagagacagagaggagagagtgaaggagaaacctggggggagagagagagagagagagagagagagagagagagagagagagagagagagagagagagagagagagagagagagagagagagagagagagagagagagaccacattaacagccaatcaACAAGGACACCCtggctgaacccccccccccccgcgcctggCTGAACAGCCTCGTTACTGAGACGGTCACACCATTAACCTAACCACCAGGAAGACATCTGAGCCTGGTAGGTAATTAAGGTTGTTCCTCTTCATAAAAGGTTCATGTTCTGCCACAGGCGAATATGAGCCCTATGATCAGGTGATTGAGAGGTGATTAGTTTGCTGTGCTTAGTTTGTTCAGtcctttgtgtgtactcacctagttgtattctgcGGAGGGTTAGCCCAAGCTCCTGGGTCCCTCCTCTCCACTGCTGgataggggcctgacggctgagtggacagcgctcgggattcgtagtcctaaagggCTCTGGGTTCGATCCTCCAGGTgaaggcagaaacaaaatgggcagagttgcttTGACTCTGGTGCGTCTgttcagcagtaaataggtacctgggagttagacagctgctacgggctggttCATAGGggtgggtaacaaaaaggaggcctggtcgaagaccgggccgcggggacgctaagccccgaaatcatctcaagataacctcaagatgttatAATGTTCCTTCTGTCTCTCTGGGTCTTCCACTGTTCCACTGTTGCATTGTTCCACTGTTCCACTGGTCTCCTATAATCtttttttccatcaccttgcatggtatgcaagaaaACCTTGGGCTTGGTCCTTGGGCTTGGTCCTTGGGCTTGGTCCTTGGCCTTGGTCCTTGGGCTTGGTCCTTGGGCTTGGTCCTTGGGCTTGGGCTCTTGGTCCTTGGGCTTGGTCCTTGGTCTTGGTCCTTGGGCTTGGTCCTTGGGCTTGGGCTCTTGGTCCTTGGGCTTGGTCCTAGGGCTTGGTCCTTGGCCTTGGTCCTTGGGCTTGGTCCTTGGGCTTGGTCCTTGGGCTTGGTCCTTGGCCTTGGTCCTTGGGCTTGGTCCTTGGGCTTGATCCTTGGCCTTGGTCCTTGGGCTTGGGCTCTTGGGCTTGGTCCTTGGGCTTGGTCCTTGGGCTTGGTCCTTGGTCCTTGGGCTTGGGCTCTTGGGCTTAGTCCTTGGGCTTGGTCCTTGGGTTTGGGCTCTTGGGCTTGGTCCTTGGGCTCGGTCCTTGGGCTTGGTCCTTGGGCTTGGTCCTTGGCCTTGGTCCTTGGGCTTGGTCCTTGGGCTTGGGCTCTTGGGCTTGGTCCTTGGCCTTGGGCTTGGTCCTTGGGCTTGGGCTCTTGGGCTTGGTCCTTGGGCTTGGACTTTGGGCTTGGTCCTTGGGCTTGGTCCTTGGACTTGGTCCTTGGGCTTGGACCTTGGGCTTGGGCTCTTGGGCTTGGTCCTTGGGCTTGGTCCTTGGGCTTGGTCCTTGGGCTTGGTCCTTGGGCTTGGACCTTGGGCTTGGGCTCTTGGTCCTTGGGCTTGGTCCTTGGGCTTGGTCCTTGGGCTTGGACCTTGGGCTTGGGCTCTTGGGCTTGGTCCTTGGGCTTGGGCTCTTGGGCTTGGTCCTTGGGCTTGGGCTCTTGGGCTTGGTTCTTGGGCTTGGTCCTTGGGCTTGGTCCTTGGGCTTGGTCCTTGGCCTTGGTCCTTGGGCTTGGTCCTTGGGCTTGGTCCTTGGCCTTGGTCCTTGGGCTTGGGCTCTTGGGCTTGGTCCTTGGGCTTGGTCCTTGGCCTTGGTCCTTGGGCTTGGGCTCTTGGGCTTAGTCCTTGGGCTTGGTCCTTGGGTTTGGGCTCTTGGGCTTGGTCCTTGGGCTCGGTCCTTGGGCTTGGTCCTTGGGCTTGGTCCTTGGGCTTCGGCTCTTGGACTTGGTCCTTGGGCTTGGTCCTTGGGCTCGGTCCTTGGCCTTGGTCCTTGGGCTTGGTCCTTGGGCTTCGGCTCTTGGACTTCGTCCTTGGGCTTGGTCCTTGGGCTTGGTCCTTGGGCTTGGGCTCTTGGGCTTGGTCCTTGGGCTTGGTCCTTGGGGGCTTGGTCCTTGGGCTTGGGCTCTTGGGCTTGGTCCTTGGGCTTGGTCCTTGGGCTTGGGCTCTTGGGCTTGGTCCTTGGGCTTGGTCCTTGGGCTTGGGCTCTTGGGCTTGGTCCTTGGGCTTGGTCCTTGGGCTTGGTCCTTGGGCTTGGTCCTTGGGCTTGGGCTCTTGGGCTTGGTCCTTGGGCTTGGTCCTTGGGCTTGGTCCTTGGGCTTGGGCTCTTGGGCTTGGTCCTTGGGCTTGGTCCTTGGGCTTGGTCCTTAGGCTTGGGCTCTTGGGCTTGGTCCTTGGGCTTGGTCCTTGGGCTTGGTCCTTGGGCTTGGTCCTTGGGCTTGGGCTCTTGGGCTTGGTCCTTGGGCTTGGTCCTTGGGCTTGGTCCTTGGTCCTTGGGCTTGGGCTCTTGGGCTTGGTCCTTGGGCTTGGTCCTTGGGCTTGGGCTCTTGGAGGCATGTTGCATTGATGCTGATCAATGCAACATGGTCAATGTTGCTCCTCTTTGCTCTGTTGATACCTTCCcttctgttgctgttgttactacaGTCTCTGTTGCTGagattgctactgttgttgctacaACAGTCTCTGTTGCTgaggttgctactgttgttgctacaACAGTCTCTGTTGCTGagattgctgctgttgttgctacaaCAGTCTCTGTTGCTGagattgctactgttgttgctacaACAGTCTCTGTTGCTgaggttgctactgttgttgctacaACAGTCTCTGTTGCTGagattgctgctgttgttgctacaaCAGTCTCTGTTGCTgaggttgctactgttgttgctacaACAGTCTCTGTTGCTGagattgctgctgttgttgctacaaCAGTCTCTGTTGCTGagattgctgctgttgttgctacaaCAGTCTCTGTTGCTgaggttgctactgttgttgctacaACAGTCTCTGTTGCTGagattgctgctgttgttgctacaaCAGTCTCTGTTGCTgaggttgctactgttgttgctacaACAGTCTCTGTTGCTGagattgctgctgttgttgctacaaCAGTCTCTGTTGCTgaggttgctactgttgttgctacaACAGTCTCTGTTGCTGagattgctgctgttgttgctacaaCAGTCTCTGTTGCTgaggttgctactgttgttgctacaACAGTCTCTGTTGCTGagattgctactgttgttgctacaACAGTCTCTGTTGCTgaggttgctactgttgttgctacaACAGTCTCTGTTGCTGagattgctgctgttgttgctacaaCAGTCTCTGTTGCTGagattgctgctgttgttgctacaaCAGTCTCTGTTGCTGagattgctgctgttgttgctacaaCAGTCTCTGTTGCTGagattgctgctgttgttgctacaaCAGTCTCTGTTGCTACAACAGTCTCTGTTGCTGagattgctgctgttgttgctacaaCAGTCTCTGTTGCTGagattgctgctgttgctgctacaacAGTCTCTGTTGCTGagattgctgctgttgttgctacaaCAGTCTCTGTTGCTGagattgctgctgttgttgctacaaCAGTCTCTGTTGCTACAACAGTCTCTGTTGCTgaggttgctactgttgttgctacaACAGTCTCTGTTGCTgaggttgctactgttgctgctacaacAGTCTCTGTTGCTACAACAGTCTCTGTTGCTgaggttgctactgttgttgctacaACAGTCTCTGTTGCTGAGGTTGCTACTGTTGCAGTCCTTCTTGAAACTTTGTATATCAGGCACATGTGTGCTTCGAAACATTATTCTGAAATAAAACACACATTTCTAATAAGTTtagacgcaaaaaaaaaaaatctaattctaaaatatttttattacaaAAGAGCGAATACTTGTATATAATTGGCACCCAGATTTTTGTTTCGAAAGTTTCACTTTTTTGTTTTGACAATGATCAAAACGTCAATGATACGGTGTTTAAAATTGACAACATGAACGACAACATTTGACAACTACAACAACATTTGACAACTACAACAACATTGACTACAACTACAGCAAATACATTGCAATCATTCCGAATGATACAAGTATTTTTTCGCGGTTGAATTAATTCATATAATTTACGTTACATTTCATGAATTTTAAGGAGTTCTATACCAGTATTCAttgggtctctacctgggggccTCTACCTGGGGCCTCTACCTGGGGCCTCTACCTGGGGCCTCTACCTGGGGGTttctacctgggggtctctacctgggggtctctaccagggggtctctacctggaggtctctacctgggggtctctacctggggccTCTACCTGGGGcctctacctgggggtctctacctgggggtctctacttgggggtctctacctggggccTCTACCTGGGGCCTCTACCTAGGGGCCTCTACCTGGGGCCTCTACCTAGGGGcctctacctgggggtctctacctggggccTCTACCTGGGGCCTCTACCTGGGGCCTCTACCTGGGGcctctacctgggggtctctacctgggggtctctacctgggggtctctacctggaggtctctacctggggcctctacctgggggtctctacctggggtcTCTACCTGGAGGTCTCTACCTGGGGCCTCTACCTGGGGCCTCTACCTGGGGGTTTCTACctggggtctctacctgggggtctctacctggggccTCTACCTGGGGCCTCTActtgggggtctctacctggggccTCTACctggggtctctacctgggggtctctacctgggggtctctacctgggggtctctacctggaggtctctacctggggcctctacctgggggtctctacctgggggtctctacctgggggtctctacctggggtcTCTACCTGGAGGTCTCTACCTGGGGCCTCTACCTGGGGcctctacctgggggtctctacctggggtctctacctgggggtctctacctggggccTCTACCTGGGGCCTCTActtgggggtctctacctggggccTCTACctggggtctctacctggggccTCTACctggggtctctacctgggggtctctacctgggggccTCTACCTGGGGCCTCTACCTGGGGCCTCTACCTGGGGCCTCTACCTAGGGGTCTCTATACCTGGGGCCTCTACCTGGGGCCTCTACCTGGGGCCTCTACctggggtctctacctggggccTCTACCTGGGGCCTCTACctggggtctctacctggggccTCTACCTGGGGGCTCTACCTGGGGCCTCTACCTGGGGCCTCTACctggggtctctacctgggggtctctacctgggggccTCTACCTGGGGCCTCTACCTGGGGCCTCTTCCTGGGGTCTCTACCTGGGACCTCTACCTGGGGGCCTCTACCTGGGGCCTCTACCTGGGGCCTCTACCTGGGGCCTCTACCTGGGGGCTCTACCTGGGGGGCTCTACCTGGGGGCCTCTACCTGGGGCCTCTACCTGGGGTTTCTgcctgggggtctctacctgggggccTCTACCTGGGGCCTCTACctggggtctctacctggggccTCTACCTGGGGCCTCTACCTGGGGCCTCTACCTGGGGGCTCTACCTGGGGGGCTCTACCTGGGGGCCTCTACCTGGGGCCTCTACCTGGAGCCTCTACctggggtctctacctggggtctctacctggggcctctacctgggggtctctacctgggggtctctacctggggtctctacctgggggccTCTACCTGGGGCCTCTACctggggtctctacctgggggctctacctgggggtctctacctgggggctctacctgggggtctctacctgggacGTCTACCTGGGGGCCTCTACCTGGGGCCTCTACCTGGGGGTATCTACctggggtctctacctgggggtctctacctggggtctacctggggtctctacctgggggtctctacctgggggctCTACCtggggggtctctacctggggccTCTGCctggggtctctacctggggtctctacctgggggtctctacctggggtctctacctgggggtctctacctgggggccTCTACCTGGGGCCTCTACCTGGGGGCCTCTACCTAGGGGCCTCTACCTAGGGGCCTCTACCTAGGGACCTCTACCTGGGGGCCTCTAGCTAGGACCTGAGAGAAGAGGTCTCTGTCAAACATCTGACTTTTATCAACcgctgtagagagagagagactcaagtCAGGTATCTGctatggtcatatatatatatatatatatatatatatatatatatatata
This genomic window contains:
- the LOC123769858 gene encoding serine/arginine repetitive matrix protein 1-like yields the protein MPPRAQAQGPSPRTKPKSPSPRTKDQAQGPSPRTKPKSPSPRTKPKDQAQGPSPRTKPKSPSLRTKPKDQAQGPSPRAQAQGPSPRTKPKDQAQEPKPKDQAQGPSPRTKPKDQAQEPKPKDQAQGPSPRAQAQGPSPRTKPKSPSPRTKPPRTKPKDQAQEPKPKDQAQGPSPRTKSKSRSPRTKPKDQGQGPSPRTKPKDQVQEPKPKDQAQGPSPRTEPKDQAQEPKPKDQAQGLSPRAQAQGPRPRTKPKDQAQEPKPKDQGQGPSPRTKPKDQGQGPSPRTKPKDQAQEPSPRAQAQGPSPRAQAQGPSPRAQAQGPSPRTKPKDQAQGPRAQAQGPSPRTKPKDQAQGPSPRTKPKSPSPRSKPKDQVQGPSPRTKPKVQAQGPSPRAQAQGPSPRPRTKPKSPSPRTKPKDQGQGPSPRTKPKDRAQGPSPRAQTQGPSPRTKPKSPSPRTKDQAQGPSPRTKPKSPSPRTKAKDQAQGPSPRTKAKDQAQGPSPRTKPKDQGQGPSPRTKPKDQEPKPKDQAQGPRPRTKPKDQEPKPKDQAQGPSPRTKAKDQAQGPSPRTKPKVFLHTMQGDGKKDYRRPVEQWNNATVEQWKTQRDRRNIITS